One region of Permianibacter fluminis genomic DNA includes:
- a CDS encoding chemotaxis protein CheA: MNIDLSQFTGVFFEETAEHLAEMEHLLLAIDTDTPDADQLNSIFRAAHSIKGSAGVFGFQALSSVTHVLESLLDKLRNGSMSLQPGMVDSFLSAVDTLKDIATAYRTGQDPDLAAANRICEQLEQFIRAPQQTVAGNDSSYGLFIEPAETEPAYGIFSAENVADAATAAVDGSDFGLFADSPGAPASESDFGLFEPTASDSDPVAQYVDEVLNPPPVATARAVVETTQKRAPAAPRPTTQAPTPTQAAATTAASAATQPVSSAPAAAASKKAEVPIESTSIRVNTEKIDQIINLVGELVITQSMLAQTAADYQHASAERLQNRLNTLERNTRDLQDAVMSIRMMPVSFIFNRFPRVVRDLAQKLSKQVELIIEGETTELDKGLIEKLADPLTHLVRNSIDHGIEMPARRLELGKPEKGSIRLSAFQRSGSIVIEVSDDGGGLNREKILAKASERGLPVGHDMADSDVWQLIFAPGFSTAEQVTDVSGRGVGMDVVKRNIQEIGGRIEIQSNEGLGSTMSIRLPLTLAILDGMVVAVGGERYIIPLVFISESLQPKASDIRTISGSGQVVMVRDDYIPLSALHLHMGVVPKFTDPTQGLLVVLENEGGKIALLVDELLGQQQVVIKSLESNYRRVDSIAGATIMGDGRVALILNIEQLIQRYGQPALIRELKADAQRGAA; the protein is encoded by the coding sequence GTGAACATCGATCTCTCGCAATTCACCGGCGTCTTCTTTGAGGAAACGGCAGAGCATCTGGCCGAGATGGAGCATCTATTGCTGGCCATTGACACCGACACGCCTGACGCTGACCAGTTGAATAGCATTTTTCGTGCGGCCCACTCGATCAAAGGCAGTGCCGGGGTATTCGGTTTTCAAGCACTGTCGAGCGTCACCCATGTACTGGAAAGCCTGCTCGACAAATTGCGCAACGGCAGCATGTCGCTGCAGCCCGGCATGGTCGACAGCTTCCTGAGTGCCGTTGACACCCTGAAAGATATCGCCACGGCCTATCGCACCGGCCAGGACCCAGACCTCGCTGCGGCAAACCGGATATGTGAGCAACTGGAGCAATTTATCCGGGCGCCACAACAGACTGTCGCCGGCAACGACAGCAGTTATGGTTTGTTCATCGAGCCGGCTGAAACAGAACCGGCTTACGGTATTTTTTCTGCAGAGAACGTTGCTGACGCTGCCACTGCCGCCGTTGATGGCAGCGACTTTGGCTTATTTGCCGACAGCCCGGGCGCACCTGCGAGCGAATCCGACTTTGGCCTTTTTGAACCGACTGCCAGCGACAGCGACCCTGTCGCCCAGTACGTTGATGAGGTTCTGAATCCGCCGCCGGTCGCCACGGCTCGCGCGGTTGTGGAAACGACTCAAAAGCGTGCACCTGCCGCGCCGCGACCAACAACGCAAGCGCCAACACCAACACAAGCAGCAGCAACGACAGCAGCATCAGCAGCCACACAACCGGTCAGCAGTGCGCCGGCTGCTGCTGCCAGCAAAAAAGCGGAGGTCCCGATCGAGTCAACATCGATTCGGGTCAATACCGAAAAAATTGATCAGATCATCAATCTGGTGGGTGAACTCGTCATCACCCAATCGATGCTGGCACAGACAGCAGCAGACTACCAACATGCCAGCGCCGAGCGCCTGCAGAACCGGTTGAACACGCTGGAACGCAATACCCGTGATTTGCAAGATGCAGTGATGTCGATCCGGATGATGCCGGTATCGTTCATTTTCAATCGCTTTCCGCGCGTGGTGCGCGATCTGGCCCAGAAACTCAGCAAGCAGGTTGAGCTGATCATCGAGGGCGAAACCACCGAACTCGATAAAGGCCTGATTGAGAAGCTGGCAGACCCACTGACTCACCTGGTCCGTAACAGCATCGACCACGGCATTGAAATGCCGGCACGTCGACTGGAGCTCGGTAAACCGGAAAAAGGCAGCATCCGGCTGTCCGCGTTTCAGCGCAGCGGCAGCATCGTCATTGAAGTGTCGGATGATGGTGGCGGTCTCAACCGCGAGAAGATTCTTGCCAAGGCGAGTGAACGCGGTCTGCCGGTAGGTCACGACATGGCTGACAGTGATGTCTGGCAACTGATTTTTGCGCCCGGATTTTCCACCGCCGAGCAAGTCACGGATGTCAGCGGCCGCGGTGTCGGCATGGACGTGGTCAAGCGCAACATTCAGGAAATTGGTGGGCGCATCGAGATTCAGTCCAACGAAGGTCTCGGCAGCACGATGAGCATCCGGCTGCCGCTGACTCTCGCCATCCTCGATGGCATGGTGGTCGCGGTGGGTGGCGAGCGCTACATCATTCCGCTGGTGTTCATTAGTGAATCGCTGCAACCGAAGGCCAGCGACATTCGCACGATAAGTGGTAGCGGTCAGGTAGTAATGGTGCGCGACGACTACATCCCGCTCAGCGCGCTGCATTTGCACATGGGCGTCGTCCCCAAATTCACCGACCCGACGCAGGGCTTGCTGGTCGTGCTGGAAAACGAGGGCGGCAAGATCGCCCTGCTGGTCGACGAGCTGCTCGGCCAGCAGCAGGTAGTGATCAAGAGTCTGGAAAGCAATTACCGCCGCGTCGACAGTATTGCCGGTGCCACCATCATGGGTGATGGCCGTGTTGCCCTCATTCTGAATATCGAACAACTTATCCAGCGCTATGGCCAACCGGCCCTGATCCGGGAGCTCAAGGCTGACGCGCAACGAGGTGCTGCATGA
- a CDS encoding response regulator: MKHILIVDDSTSIRQMVSFTLKSAGYQTTDAVDGVDGLSKAKSGKFDCIFTDQNMPNMDGLTLIKSLRALPSYGKTPILVLTTEASDAMKVAGRAAGATGWLVKPFDPQKLLEIVKKVLP; encoded by the coding sequence ATGAAACACATCCTGATCGTTGACGATTCGACGTCGATTCGACAAATGGTGAGCTTCACGCTGAAAAGCGCCGGCTACCAAACCACTGATGCGGTAGATGGCGTGGACGGTTTGAGCAAGGCAAAGTCCGGCAAATTTGACTGCATCTTCACCGATCAAAACATGCCAAACATGGATGGCCTGACCCTGATCAAGTCGCTGCGCGCGTTACCCAGCTACGGCAAAACCCCCATTCTCGTTCTGACAACGGAAGCCAGCGATGCCATGAAGGTAGCCGGGCGCGCGGCGGGCGCAACCGGCTGGCTGGTCAAGCCATTCGACCCGCAGAAGCTGCTTGAAATTGTCAAAAAAGTGCTGCCCTGA
- a CDS encoding SpoIIE family protein phosphatase yields MPVAPEQLHVLIIEDDFLQHQLLSAFISSVGYRVEVAESGAEALALFRQSAPDVVLLDYELPDMSGKEIVQQLRQLQTEWLPILFLSAHSEIEVQRDCLLAGGDDYITKPLDFTILEAKIQALSRLALMQRKIRQQKTQLEAHIAQEEREASAALYLYERLITSNENQVPECQQLLIPATQFSGDMICTSVGTNGHRYLLLADATGHGLSAAIGLIPVTQVFHSMTRKGHHISTIAREMNRQIRLFTPSYRFVAAVLIEIDPFQLQLDVWNGGMPTGLLCRQSGLPLREFRSRHVALGLSSANEFHADVDSERYQADDRLLFFSDGLTDACNADNQVLGSAAIAGLAAKHGARLELAQLQEHLSGHLQGQPAQDDVAIILATLPSASCVETTTNSGHDDTELTACELQITLHDQLIPNFDLLPMAIEWLRRVGFPEARLARLHTVMMELVTNAIDHGLLRLDSKLKEGPDGFLRYLNERQNRVLHLNEATLRLTLSLHPESPSPFVRIQVSDSGAGFDVSHIPAASPSDERKGGRGLQLVRSLAANVHFNASGNAVSADIPL; encoded by the coding sequence ATGCCAGTCGCACCAGAGCAGCTGCATGTACTCATCATTGAAGATGACTTCTTGCAGCACCAGTTGCTGTCCGCCTTTATCAGCAGTGTCGGCTACCGGGTCGAAGTAGCCGAATCGGGTGCGGAAGCACTGGCGCTGTTTCGCCAATCAGCACCCGACGTGGTCTTGCTTGACTATGAACTCCCCGACATGTCAGGGAAGGAGATTGTTCAGCAGCTGCGTCAGCTGCAAACCGAATGGTTACCGATACTTTTTCTCAGCGCGCACAGCGAGATCGAGGTCCAGCGGGATTGTCTATTGGCTGGTGGCGATGATTACATTACCAAACCACTGGACTTCACCATCCTTGAAGCCAAGATTCAGGCGTTGTCTCGCCTGGCCTTGATGCAGCGAAAAATACGGCAACAAAAGACCCAACTGGAAGCCCACATTGCCCAGGAGGAACGCGAAGCCTCCGCGGCGCTCTATCTGTATGAACGACTGATTACCTCGAACGAAAACCAGGTCCCGGAATGCCAACAACTGCTGATTCCGGCAACCCAATTTAGCGGCGACATGATTTGCACCAGCGTTGGCACTAATGGCCACCGCTACCTGCTGCTGGCTGACGCGACTGGTCATGGCCTGTCAGCGGCAATTGGTCTGATTCCGGTTACCCAGGTATTTCACTCGATGACCCGGAAGGGCCATCACATCAGCACGATTGCCCGCGAGATGAATCGGCAAATTCGCCTGTTTACCCCGAGCTATCGCTTTGTTGCGGCAGTACTCATCGAAATTGATCCGTTTCAACTGCAGTTGGATGTCTGGAATGGCGGCATGCCGACCGGCCTGCTATGTCGACAATCGGGCTTGCCACTGCGCGAGTTTCGCTCTCGTCACGTTGCGCTGGGCTTGTCGTCAGCCAATGAGTTTCATGCCGATGTCGACAGCGAGCGCTACCAGGCCGATGACCGGCTGCTGTTTTTTTCCGATGGTCTTACCGATGCCTGCAATGCCGACAATCAGGTGCTCGGTTCCGCCGCCATTGCCGGGCTCGCCGCCAAACATGGTGCCCGACTTGAGCTTGCGCAGTTGCAGGAACACCTCAGCGGTCATTTGCAGGGCCAGCCCGCACAAGACGATGTCGCGATTATTCTGGCGACGCTACCTTCAGCCAGTTGCGTCGAAACCACAACGAACAGTGGTCATGACGACACGGAGCTGACCGCCTGCGAATTACAGATCACTTTGCATGATCAGCTGATCCCGAACTTTGACTTGCTGCCAATGGCGATCGAATGGCTGCGCCGGGTCGGCTTCCCGGAAGCACGACTCGCCCGGCTGCACACCGTCATGATGGAGCTGGTAACCAATGCCATCGATCACGGTTTGCTGCGCCTGGACAGCAAACTCAAAGAAGGTCCCGATGGCTTCCTCCGCTACCTCAATGAGCGCCAGAACCGAGTGCTGCATCTGAACGAGGCAACGCTGCGGCTGACACTGAGTCTGCACCCCGAATCTCCGAGTCCTTTTGTCAGGATTCAAGTCAGTGACAGCGGCGCCGGCTTTGATGTCAGTCATATTCCCGCAGCCAGCCCCAGTGACGAGCGCAAAGGGGGTCGCGGTTTGCAACTGGTTCGGAGTCTCGCCGCCAATGTCCATTTCAATGCCAGCGGCAATGCGGTGTCCGCGGACATTCCCCTTTGA
- a CDS encoding STAS domain-containing protein has translation MTNPVSVIRLQGRFDFSFFARFREQYEPALGNRDIREIEINFADVDYIDSSALGMLMLLKEKADAANKKVRLRQVRGLPRELLTIANFQTKFDMD, from the coding sequence ATGACCAACCCCGTGTCCGTTATTCGACTTCAAGGCCGCTTCGACTTTTCCTTTTTTGCCCGCTTTCGCGAGCAGTATGAGCCCGCGCTGGGAAATCGCGATATCCGGGAAATTGAGATCAACTTCGCCGATGTGGACTACATCGACAGCTCAGCGCTTGGCATGTTGATGTTACTGAAAGAAAAGGCAGACGCTGCCAACAAAAAAGTCCGGCTGCGGCAGGTACGCGGACTGCCACGCGAACTGCTGACCATTGCCAACTTTCAAACCAAGTTCGATATGGACTAG
- a CDS encoding methyl-accepting chemotaxis protein, whose amino-acid sequence MPTTISRFTIATGLAFAVAAAGLWLTDSGWVAIFLALLTQATLALWLSANAQNAAPPEPAADLTRVTDERRVIGESAAVLQASSQSAGANCQQLNSLLADAIAQLTSGFLRMEELVRQQHALAEQLTHREADSSGEEMDFHQFIQETSSTLTTFVEATVDISHTSVQLVERVGAISNLMKGILKALQDIDAIASQTNLLALNAAIEAARAGDAGRGFAVVADEVRALSNRSTGFSQEIRKVVAEVERGVNEVEQSISMLASRDMSFAITSKQRVQSMMQILGNIDEADRKTADQLAAITADVNGAIQKTIISLQFQDMARQLIESTQSELKRIVSGTDLTRASQMNQDFDALRRWLDQQKSDQQHQPVSQQSLRAGEIDLF is encoded by the coding sequence GTGCCGACCACCATTTCGCGTTTCACCATTGCAACCGGCCTTGCCTTCGCCGTTGCCGCCGCAGGCCTGTGGCTGACCGACTCCGGCTGGGTGGCAATTTTCCTGGCGCTGCTGACCCAGGCTACGTTGGCACTCTGGCTGAGCGCAAATGCGCAAAACGCAGCCCCCCCGGAGCCAGCGGCCGACCTCACCCGAGTAACGGACGAACGCCGCGTTATTGGCGAGTCAGCCGCCGTGCTGCAGGCGAGCTCGCAAAGCGCCGGGGCCAATTGCCAGCAACTGAACAGCCTGCTGGCCGATGCCATTGCGCAATTGACCAGTGGCTTTCTGCGCATGGAAGAGTTGGTCCGCCAACAGCATGCGCTGGCCGAACAGCTCACCCACCGCGAAGCGGACAGCTCAGGTGAGGAAATGGACTTTCACCAGTTCATTCAAGAGACATCGAGTACGCTGACGACATTCGTTGAAGCCACGGTCGACATCAGTCACACCTCCGTTCAATTGGTCGAGCGGGTCGGCGCCATCAGCAATTTGATGAAAGGCATTCTGAAAGCACTGCAGGACATCGATGCCATTGCCAGCCAGACCAATTTGCTGGCACTGAATGCGGCCATCGAAGCCGCGCGCGCCGGTGATGCCGGCCGTGGATTTGCCGTGGTCGCTGATGAGGTAAGGGCGCTGTCGAACCGCTCCACCGGTTTCAGTCAGGAAATTCGCAAAGTGGTCGCCGAGGTGGAGCGTGGCGTCAACGAAGTCGAGCAAAGCATCAGCATGCTCGCCTCGCGCGATATGAGTTTTGCCATTACGTCGAAACAGCGAGTGCAATCAATGATGCAAATTCTTGGCAACATTGACGAGGCCGACCGAAAGACCGCCGATCAACTGGCGGCCATTACCGCAGACGTAAACGGCGCCATCCAGAAAACCATCATCAGCCTGCAATTTCAGGACATGGCGCGACAACTGATTGAAAGCACGCAGTCGGAGTTGAAACGAATCGTCTCAGGCACCGACCTCACTCGCGCCAGCCAGATGAACCAGGACTTCGATGCCTTGCGGCGCTGGCTTGATCAGCAAAAAAGCGACCAGCAACATCAACCGGTATCGCAGCAATCCTTGCGCGCCGGCGAAATTGATCTGTTCTGA
- the phaR gene encoding polyhydroxyalkanoate synthesis repressor PhaR — MSDIRTIKKYPNRRLYDTAISSYITLNDIKELVMTYTPFRVVDAKTDDDLTRATLLQIIAEEEEKGSPIFSTDILCHCIRMYGDSMQGMAGRFLEQSMKLFESQRRDATDPMKAVWSANPMQFMQNIAEQNLNMLKTMQRNFFSQEAFTAEPARKTPEPEDSEKP, encoded by the coding sequence ATGTCCGACATCAGAACCATCAAGAAGTATCCGAACCGTCGGCTCTACGACACCGCGATCAGCAGTTACATCACCTTGAACGACATCAAGGAACTGGTGATGACCTACACGCCGTTCCGGGTCGTCGATGCCAAGACCGATGACGATCTGACCCGCGCCACGCTGCTGCAAATCATTGCCGAAGAAGAAGAAAAAGGCAGCCCGATTTTCAGTACCGATATTCTTTGTCACTGCATCCGCATGTACGGCGATTCCATGCAGGGTATGGCCGGCCGCTTCCTTGAACAAAGCATGAAGTTGTTCGAAAGCCAGCGCCGCGACGCCACCGACCCGATGAAGGCGGTGTGGTCTGCCAACCCGATGCAGTTCATGCAGAACATCGCCGAGCAGAACCTGAACATGCTGAAAACGATGCAGCGCAATTTTTTCAGCCAGGAAGCGTTCACCGCAGAACCGGCGCGAAAGACCCCGGAGCCAGAAGACAGCGAGAAACCTTGA
- the acs gene encoding acetate--CoA ligase, whose protein sequence is MSEHVYPVPASMACHAKVTAALYEALCKQHSEDPDRYWAELGRRLDWAKPFTQVKDVSYAAEDLHIRWYADGELNVSVNCLDRHLAKRGNQTALIWEPDNPAEAAEYITYTDLHARVCKLANALKHLGVKKGDRVTIYLPMIPEAAVAMLACARIGAVHTVVFAGFSPEALAGRIEDCQSKIVITADEGLRGGKTIPLKAWVDTALTKKGTECVQNVLVVQRTGAHWLQHSGRDLNYEALISKESSHCPPEQMSAEDPLFILYTSGSTGKPKGVLHTSAGYLVWASFTHEIVFDYHDGDVHWCTADIGWITGHSYVVYGPLCNGAISLMFEGVPQYPDFSRFWQVVDKHQVNIFYTAPTAIRALMREGEAPVQSSSRASLKLLGTVGEPINPEAWEWYHRVVGNSKLAIVDTWWQTETGGILISPLPGATALKPGSATKPLPGVLPAIVDANGALQDGAVSGNLVLLDSWPGQMRTVYGDHQRFIDTYFKTYPGMYFTGDGARRDADGYFWITGRVDDVLNVSGHRIGTAEVESALVAHHLVAEAAVVGCPHDIKGQGIYAYVTLKQGIEGSPELVETLRQTVAREIGAIAKPDYIQWAPGLPKTRSGKIMRRILRKIAENEFSNLGDISTLADPSVVQQLIDNRLVR, encoded by the coding sequence ATGTCCGAACATGTTTATCCGGTGCCGGCCAGCATGGCCTGCCACGCCAAGGTCACGGCCGCGCTGTATGAGGCGCTGTGCAAGCAACACAGTGAGGACCCGGATCGGTATTGGGCCGAGCTCGGCCGTCGGCTTGACTGGGCGAAGCCGTTTACGCAGGTAAAGGATGTCAGTTACGCCGCCGAGGATTTGCATATCCGCTGGTATGCCGATGGCGAACTGAACGTGTCGGTCAATTGCCTCGACCGCCATCTGGCCAAGCGCGGCAACCAGACCGCGCTGATCTGGGAGCCGGACAATCCGGCTGAAGCAGCCGAATACATTACCTACACCGATCTGCATGCCCGCGTTTGCAAACTGGCCAATGCGCTGAAGCATTTGGGCGTCAAGAAAGGCGACCGGGTCACCATTTACTTGCCGATGATTCCGGAAGCAGCCGTGGCGATGCTGGCCTGCGCGCGCATCGGCGCCGTGCACACGGTGGTGTTTGCCGGTTTTTCACCGGAAGCGCTGGCCGGACGCATTGAAGATTGCCAATCGAAAATCGTCATCACCGCCGACGAAGGTCTGCGCGGCGGCAAAACCATTCCGCTGAAAGCCTGGGTCGATACCGCACTGACCAAGAAAGGCACGGAGTGCGTGCAAAACGTCTTGGTAGTGCAGCGCACTGGCGCGCACTGGCTGCAGCACAGTGGCCGAGATCTGAATTACGAAGCGCTGATCAGCAAGGAATCCTCGCATTGCCCGCCGGAGCAAATGAGCGCGGAAGATCCGCTGTTCATCCTGTACACCTCGGGCTCGACCGGCAAACCGAAAGGCGTGCTGCATACCAGCGCCGGCTATCTGGTCTGGGCCTCGTTCACCCACGAGATTGTGTTTGATTATCACGATGGTGATGTTCACTGGTGCACCGCCGATATTGGCTGGATCACCGGCCACAGTTATGTCGTCTATGGCCCGCTCTGCAACGGCGCGATTTCGCTGATGTTTGAAGGCGTGCCGCAGTACCCGGATTTCTCCCGGTTCTGGCAAGTGGTCGACAAACATCAGGTCAATATTTTCTACACCGCACCGACGGCCATCCGCGCGCTGATGCGCGAAGGAGAAGCGCCGGTGCAGTCGTCATCACGCGCCTCGCTGAAATTGCTCGGCACGGTCGGCGAGCCGATCAACCCGGAAGCCTGGGAGTGGTATCACCGGGTGGTGGGAAACAGCAAACTGGCCATCGTTGATACCTGGTGGCAAACCGAAACCGGCGGCATCCTGATCTCGCCGCTGCCGGGCGCCACGGCGCTCAAGCCGGGCTCGGCGACCAAGCCGCTGCCGGGCGTGTTGCCGGCGATTGTCGATGCCAACGGCGCGCTGCAGGATGGCGCCGTCAGCGGCAATCTGGTGCTGCTCGACTCCTGGCCGGGGCAGATGCGCACGGTTTACGGCGATCACCAGCGCTTCATCGATACCTATTTCAAAACCTATCCGGGCATGTACTTCACCGGCGATGGCGCCCGCCGCGATGCCGATGGCTATTTCTGGATCACCGGCCGGGTCGACGACGTGCTGAACGTGTCCGGCCACCGCATCGGCACGGCCGAAGTGGAGAGCGCGCTGGTGGCGCACCATCTGGTCGCCGAAGCGGCCGTGGTCGGCTGCCCGCACGACATCAAGGGCCAGGGCATCTATGCCTATGTCACGCTGAAGCAGGGCATCGAAGGCTCGCCAGAGCTGGTCGAGACACTGCGTCAGACAGTGGCGCGCGAGATCGGCGCCATCGCCAAGCCCGATTACATTCAGTGGGCGCCCGGCCTGCCGAAGACCCGTTCCGGCAAGATCATGCGGCGCATCCTGCGCAAAATCGCCGAAAACGAGTTCAGCAATCTGGGCGACATCAGCACGCTGGCCGACCCATCGGTGGTGCAGCAGCTGATCGACAACCGGCTGGTCCGCTGA
- a CDS encoding TerC family protein, which produces MFEWIANPEAWIALGTLTALEIVLGIDNIIFISILVGRLPASERPSARILGLGLAMISRILLLLSLAWVARLVTPLFELVGHEISGRDLVLIGGGLFLLVKATKEIHAAVEGEDDSNPQLRKANYVGTLIQIAIIDIVFSLDSVITAVGMANDIPVMVIAIMLAVGVMMFAAKAIGEFVERHPTIKVLALSFLIMVGVALIAEGLAFKIPKPYIYFAMAFSVTVEMINIRMRKKIDGKPMG; this is translated from the coding sequence ATGTTTGAGTGGATTGCCAACCCCGAGGCCTGGATAGCCCTCGGTACCCTGACTGCCCTGGAAATCGTACTCGGCATCGACAACATCATCTTCATTTCCATTCTGGTCGGCCGCTTGCCGGCCAGCGAACGGCCGTCGGCGCGCATCCTCGGCCTTGGTCTCGCGATGATCTCGCGCATCCTGCTGCTGCTGTCCCTGGCCTGGGTCGCGCGGCTGGTGACTCCGCTGTTTGAATTGGTCGGGCACGAAATTTCTGGCCGCGATCTGGTGTTGATCGGCGGCGGTCTGTTCCTGCTGGTCAAAGCCACCAAAGAAATCCACGCCGCCGTCGAAGGTGAAGACGACAGCAATCCGCAGCTGCGCAAAGCCAACTACGTCGGCACGCTGATTCAAATCGCCATCATCGACATCGTGTTCTCGCTCGACTCGGTCATCACCGCCGTCGGCATGGCCAACGACATTCCAGTGATGGTCATCGCCATCATGCTGGCCGTCGGCGTCATGATGTTCGCCGCCAAAGCCATCGGCGAATTCGTCGAGCGTCACCCGACCATCAAGGTGCTGGCGCTGTCATTTTTGATCATGGTTGGTGTGGCACTGATCGCCGAAGGCCTGGCCTTCAAGATTCCCAAACCCTATATCTACTTCGCGATGGCGTTTTCGGTGACGGTCGAGATGATCAATATCCGGATGCGCAAGAAGATTGATGGCAAACCGATGGGTTAG